One Pseudocalidococcus azoricus BACA0444 DNA segment encodes these proteins:
- a CDS encoding carbohydrate ABC transporter permease, with amino-acid sequence MFFLRLWSWQQLLLCLLAALILLPLVVAFLTSGWPPGSLVEFELLPKEGWSWGSYLQAWHLGHFIRAFGNSTLVALGVTGLQIFTSALAGYALARMRFPGQNLVLLLVLASLVIPFQLLVIPIFMILRWGHLINTFGALILPIAANGFGIFLMRQFFLTIPVSLEEAAALDGASRWQILWQILLPLSRPALVTLFLFTFIGEWNDLFKPLVFTTKPELITVQLALANFQEQFTNDWPLMMAAIVISTIPVALVFIVGQKQFIRGIATTGVKN; translated from the coding sequence ATGTTTTTCCTTAGATTATGGTCTTGGCAGCAATTGCTTTTGTGCTTGCTTGCTGCTTTGATTTTGTTGCCCCTAGTAGTTGCCTTCCTGACATCTGGCTGGCCGCCTGGCTCTTTGGTTGAATTTGAACTCTTGCCGAAGGAGGGATGGTCTTGGGGGAGTTATCTCCAGGCTTGGCATTTAGGGCATTTTATTCGAGCCTTTGGAAATTCGACCTTAGTGGCACTCGGGGTGACTGGGCTACAAATTTTCACCTCGGCTTTAGCTGGCTATGCATTAGCAAGAATGAGGTTTCCAGGCCAAAACCTAGTTCTGCTGTTAGTTTTAGCGAGCTTGGTGATTCCGTTTCAGTTACTTGTGATCCCTATTTTTATGATTCTGCGCTGGGGGCATTTGATTAATACCTTTGGGGCGTTGATTTTACCGATTGCGGCCAATGGCTTTGGTATTTTTTTAATGCGGCAGTTTTTTTTGACAATTCCAGTTTCCCTAGAAGAAGCAGCGGCTTTGGATGGGGCAAGTCGCTGGCAGATTTTATGGCAGATTTTACTTCCTTTGTCCCGACCAGCCTTAGTGACTCTGTTTCTGTTTACGTTTATTGGTGAATGGAATGATCTGTTTAAGCCGTTAGTATTTACAACAAAACCAGAATTAATTACGGTACAGTTGGCCCTAGCTAATTTTCAGGAGCAGTTTACCAATGATTGGCCGTTGATGATGGCGGCGATCGTTATTTCAACGATTCCTGTGGCATTGGTTTTTATTGTCGGACAAAAGCAGTTTATCCGGGGGATTGCTACTACTGGGGTGAAGAATTAG
- a CDS encoding M15 family metallopeptidase: protein MKPYQLISIQDCHESLVLIDQSIFFCLEPHPYIIAGAPYDAVSPFYLRQGVLEALSQAQQNLQSIQPTWKLAIFDAYRPVAVQEYMVNYTFKELLAARGLEKTTLTSSQLDAIWAEVYTFWAVPSHDPQTPPPHSTGAAIDLTLVDSDKKLIDMGSPIDEISDRSFPEYFYHQAQRLDLNSNQKDDYLKVHQHREILYQAMRQAGFQRHPQEWWHFSLGDQLWAWQIQQQSGCSMVARYGRADLINVSSGYGTQRTIAGFLG, encoded by the coding sequence ATGAAACCTTATCAACTCATTTCAATCCAAGACTGTCATGAATCATTAGTGCTCATTGATCAATCAATTTTCTTCTGCTTAGAACCCCATCCCTATATTATTGCTGGCGCACCCTATGATGCGGTCTCTCCTTTTTATCTGCGCCAGGGTGTCTTAGAGGCGTTGTCCCAGGCCCAGCAAAATTTACAAAGCATTCAACCCACCTGGAAATTAGCAATCTTTGATGCCTATCGTCCGGTTGCGGTACAGGAATATATGGTGAATTATACTTTTAAAGAATTACTGGCAGCACGGGGACTGGAGAAGACAACTCTAACATCTTCACAACTGGATGCTATTTGGGCTGAAGTTTATACTTTTTGGGCAGTTCCTAGTCATGATCCGCAAACGCCCCCACCCCACAGCACTGGAGCGGCAATTGATTTAACCTTGGTTGATTCAGATAAAAAGTTAATCGATATGGGTTCGCCTATTGATGAGATTTCCGACCGATCATTTCCAGAGTATTTTTATCACCAGGCCCAGCGACTCGATCTTAATTCCAATCAAAAAGATGATTATCTCAAGGTTCATCAGCATCGTGAGATTTTATATCAAGCCATGCGCCAGGCCGGGTTTCAACGACATCCCCAAGAATGGTGGCATTTTTCCTTAGGTGATCAACTCTGGGCCTGGCAAATCCAACAGCAAAGTGGGTGTTCAATGGTTGCCCGTTATGGTCGTGCTGATTTAATTAACGTCAGTTCGGGATACGGAACTCAGAGAACAATAGCAGGCTTCTTAGGTTGA
- the yidD gene encoding membrane protein insertion efficiency factor YidD, with protein sequence MKAMLIGLIRVYQATFSAAFLPSCRYQPTCSNYAIEAIERFGVIHGAWLAVRRILRCHPWGGSGYDPVPEHKH encoded by the coding sequence ATGAAAGCAATGCTAATTGGGTTAATTCGCGTTTACCAGGCCACGTTTTCAGCGGCATTTTTACCCAGTTGTCGGTATCAACCTACTTGCTCTAATTACGCCATTGAAGCCATTGAACGGTTTGGTGTGATACATGGGGCCTGGTTAGCTGTTAGACGAATTTTACGGTGTCATCCTTGGGGTGGGAGCGGCTATGATCCGGTTCCCGAACATAAGCATTAA